One Glycine max cultivar Williams 82 chromosome 6, Glycine_max_v4.0, whole genome shotgun sequence DNA segment encodes these proteins:
- the LOC100777292 gene encoding lysM domain-containing GPI-anchored protein 1 gives MPNPNPKHLFHATLFLSILLQALSKSTIEPCSNSDSCNALLGYTLYTDLKVSEVASLFQIDPIALLTANAIDISYPDVEHHILPSKLFLKVPISCSCVDGIRKSVATHYKTRPSDTLSSIADAVYAGLVSSDQLREANSISDPSVLDVGQNLVVPLPCTCFNGSDNSLPAIYLSYVVRPVDTLAAVAARYFTTLTDLMNVNAMGSTAINDGDILAVPIPACASNFPKSASDFGMLVPNGSYAITAGHCVQCSCGPKNLDLYCMPASLAVSCSSMQCRGSNLMLGNVTVQQTSGGCNVTACNYDGIVNGSIVTTLSPSLQPQCPGLQEFPPLVAPPTTVARDTVFAPAPAPLFDGDGPASPKSSLVPSTGLPGGFSPANGPISGISSGASAACSLVKPFPALTYALVLLLVKLMIPVAL, from the exons AtgccaaatccaaatccaaagcACCTTTTCCACGCCACTCTCTTCCTCTCGATACTTCTCCAGGCGCTGTCTAAATCCACGATTGAGCCATGCTCGAACTCCGACTCATGCAACGCGCTTCTGGGATACACCCTCTACACGGACCTCAAAGTCTCCGAAGTGGCGTCGCTCTTCCAAATCGACCCCATCGCGCTTCTCACCGCGAACGCCATCGACATCTCTTACCCCGACGTGGAGCACCACATTCTTCCCTCGAAGCTCTTCCTCAAAGTCCCCATCTCCTGCTCCTGCGTCGACGGCATTCGCAAATCCGTCGCTACTCACTACAAGACCCGCCCCTCCGACACCCTCTCCTCCATCGCCGACGCCGTCTACGCCGGCCTCGTCTCCTCCGACCAGCTCCGCGAGGCTAACTCCATTTCCGACCCTTCAGTTCTTGATGTGGGCCAAAACCTCGTCGTTCCTCTCCCTTGCACCTGCTTCAACGGCTCCGATAACTCTCTCCCCGCGATTTACCTCTCTTATGTTGTTCGCCCCGTTGATACCCTCGCTGCCGTTGCTGCTAGGTACTTCACCACTCTCACTGATTTGATGAATGTTAATGCCATGGGAAGCACTGCTATTAACGACGGTGATATCCTCGCTGTTCCAATACCcg CTTGTGCTTCGAATTTTCCGAAATCCGCCTCTGATTTTGGCATGCTTGTCCCTAATGGAAGCTACGCCATTACCGCGGGGCACTGTGTGCAGTGTAGCTGTGGACCCAAAAACCTTGA tttGTACTGTATGCCGGCTTCTTTGGCTGTTTCTTGCTCCAGCATGCAATGTAGAGGCAGCAACCTTATGCTTGGGAATGTTACCGTTCAGCAGACTAGTGGTGGTTGCAATGTTACTGCTTGCAATTATGATGGCATTGTTAATGGCAGCATTGTAACAAC GTTGTCCCCTTCTCTTCAGCCTCAATGTCCAG GGCTGCAGGAATTCCCTCCTCTTGTTGCCCCACCTACAACCGTTGCAAGGGACACGGTGTTTGCACCAGCACCAGCACCACTGTTCGATGGAGATGGTCCAGCATCACCCAAATCATCGCTGGTGCCTTCAACGGGGCTTCCAGGAGGATTCTCTCCTGCAAATGGCCCTATTAGCGGCATATCTTCTGGTGCTTCGGCTGCATGCTCCTTGGTGAAACCATTTCCCGCTTTGACGTATGCACTAGTGTTATTGCTTGTCAAGTTGATGATACCCGTGGCATTGTAA